The Shewanella sp. KX20019 genome window below encodes:
- a CDS encoding head maturation protease, ClpP-related has translation MPSWYSIQNKAGKAKIEIYDEIGLWGISAKDFSQDLKALDPSIPLDIHINSPGGSVFDGLAIYNMIKAWGGETTAYIDGMAASMASVIAVATNKTIMPENAFMMIHNPWGFAAGDADEMRDYADFLDKMKGSLVSSYTKKSNATEEQITELMNAETWLTGTEALELGLADELTDKAEFKACSGLEKKFKSIPESLSSIQEEEIHEEEIEEKPIEEQAPKGFSRSEITEMIADAIVQANGKPKAEEPVKEENSDYERSEQISQICRALGFDELAADYIKSDLSVDQVRAKIFEEANKQTEIFSQSSPKDLGESPLIAAVNKAHNLEK, from the coding sequence ATGCCAAGTTGGTATTCAATCCAAAATAAAGCCGGGAAGGCAAAGATTGAAATCTATGATGAAATTGGTCTATGGGGCATTTCAGCAAAAGATTTTTCACAAGACTTAAAAGCCTTAGATCCTTCAATCCCGCTTGATATTCACATCAATTCCCCTGGTGGTTCTGTATTTGATGGCCTGGCCATTTATAACATGATCAAAGCCTGGGGCGGTGAAACAACCGCTTACATTGATGGAATGGCGGCTTCAATGGCTTCAGTTATCGCCGTTGCAACCAACAAAACAATCATGCCTGAAAACGCATTTATGATGATTCACAATCCTTGGGGCTTTGCCGCTGGTGATGCTGATGAAATGCGTGATTACGCTGATTTCCTGGATAAAATGAAAGGTTCATTGGTTTCTTCTTATACCAAGAAATCAAACGCCACAGAGGAACAAATCACAGAGTTAATGAACGCTGAAACCTGGCTTACTGGCACTGAAGCCCTTGAATTAGGTTTAGCCGATGAATTAACAGATAAAGCAGAATTCAAAGCCTGTTCAGGCTTAGAAAAGAAATTCAAATCAATTCCTGAATCACTTTCATCTATCCAAGAAGAAGAAATTCATGAAGAAGAAATTGAAGAAAAGCCGATTGAAGAACAAGCGCCGAAAGGTTTTTCACGTTCTGAAATCACAGAAATGATCGCTGATGCAATTGTTCAAGCAAATGGCAAACCAAAGGCTGAAGAACCCGTTAAAGAAGAAAATTCTGATTACGAACGTTCAGAACAAATCAGCCAAATTTGCCGTGCGCTTGGCTTCGATGAACTAGCCGCCGATTACATCAAATCTGATTTATCTGTTGACCAGGTACGCGCAAAGATTTTTGAAGAAGCGAACAAGCAAACAGAAATCTTTAGTCAATCAAGCCCTAAAGACCTTGGCGAATCGCCACTAATCGCCGCAGTTAATAAAGCTCACAATTTGGAGAAGTAA
- a CDS encoding phage portal protein codes for MLKKIIAPIASLFNIGHAKTSFEGASQSPRLRGKGTQRGNINTQLSSELITLQSRSRHACKNNPWAGSASDGYVTTLIGTGLIPRWQIENKELGKQLQKEWNKWAKEADADGRTNFAGLQSLAARTQFESGEVLIRFRPRRLTDSLNVPLQLQILPPDQLRHDLNIRLSPTRKVVMGIELNGIGKRTAYHIYKEPPGNPLETNVDSIRVNANQILHVFESFAPGQMRGYPMLSRVLARLYELDEYEDAELVRKKAAAMFAAFVTKTPDDNYEFEGMDQPEDSEGNQLIGIQPGAIHYMEPGESVDFSSPADVGSNYTAWITQQLRGIAAGIGITYETLTGDLSQVNYSSIRAGLMTFRRRVEALQQTMIIHQFCQPVIERWLDMAVASGRVNIPDYLENRDEYTRIKWIAPAWLQVDPLKAVQADKLELEAGLATKTEKLAERGRDIEDFAAELEAEEEILPKPEPIPNEVIEVDEEDKKPNEKAKKPDGE; via the coding sequence ATGCTTAAAAAGATAATTGCCCCAATAGCAAGCTTGTTCAATATAGGTCACGCTAAAACATCCTTTGAAGGCGCAAGCCAAAGCCCAAGATTAAGAGGAAAGGGAACCCAAAGGGGAAATATTAATACACAGCTATCAAGTGAATTAATAACGCTTCAATCACGTTCACGCCATGCTTGTAAAAATAACCCCTGGGCCGGGTCCGCTTCTGATGGTTATGTCACAACATTAATCGGAACCGGGTTAATTCCCCGCTGGCAAATCGAAAACAAAGAACTTGGCAAACAGCTTCAAAAAGAATGGAACAAGTGGGCCAAAGAAGCTGATGCTGATGGAAGAACCAATTTTGCCGGGCTTCAGTCTTTGGCGGCCAGGACTCAATTTGAAAGCGGTGAAGTGTTGATCAGGTTTAGGCCAAGAAGATTAACCGATTCATTGAATGTGCCACTTCAATTGCAAATCTTACCGCCAGATCAATTGCGCCATGATCTGAATATTCGATTAAGCCCAACACGAAAAGTTGTTATGGGAATTGAACTGAATGGCATTGGTAAACGGACCGCTTACCATATTTACAAAGAACCACCTGGCAACCCGCTTGAAACAAACGTTGATTCAATCAGAGTAAACGCAAACCAAATCCTTCATGTTTTTGAAAGCTTTGCGCCTGGTCAAATGCGCGGTTATCCAATGCTTTCAAGAGTATTGGCCAGATTGTATGAACTTGATGAATATGAAGATGCTGAACTTGTTAGGAAGAAGGCGGCGGCAATGTTCGCGGCATTCGTTACAAAAACACCTGATGATAACTATGAATTTGAAGGCATGGACCAGCCTGAAGATAGTGAAGGGAACCAATTAATTGGCATTCAACCCGGGGCCATTCATTACATGGAACCAGGGGAAAGCGTTGATTTTTCAAGTCCGGCTGATGTTGGCAGTAATTACACAGCGTGGATAACTCAGCAATTGCGAGGCATAGCCGCTGGCATTGGTATTACTTATGAAACGTTAACAGGCGATTTGAGCCAGGTTAATTATTCAAGTATCAGAGCCGGGTTAATGACTTTCAGGCGCAGAGTTGAAGCCCTTCAGCAAACCATGATCATTCATCAATTTTGCCAACCAGTTATTGAAAGATGGCTTGATATGGCGGTTGCATCAGGCCGGGTGAACATTCCTGATTATCTTGAAAATCGTGATGAATACACACGGATTAAATGGATTGCCCCGGCATGGCTTCAAGTTGATCCCCTTAAAGCTGTTCAAGCCGACAAACTAGAACTAGAAGCGGGCCTTGCCACTAAAACTGAAAAGCTTGCTGAACGTGGCCGTGATATTGAAGATTTTGCCGCTGAACTTGAAGCAGAAGAAGAAATTCTTCCAAAGCCTGAACCCATACCAAATGAGGTGATTGAAGTGGATGAAGAAGATAAAAAACCAAATGAAAAAGCAAAAAAACCTGATGGGGAATAA
- a CDS encoding major capsid protein, with translation MPAIINPFEDEAFGLVELTDAINRIPNSYGLINSMGLFTNKGIRTTSIAIEERNGRLVLLKTAARGAPGTQYKNKKRKMRSFSTLHIPYDTSILPDEYQNLRSFGSESTLEAASTLMADKLSDMRLSHAQTLEWLRFAALTGRLVDTDGEELVDFVDQFDMANRRKTGADTEFKKKDAAKSTRNKIVAIKRHIELNLMGDTMTGATALVSPEFFDGFIELPDVQKAYEGHAAAIQQFGGDLRQGFNWGGVTFTEYNAQVSDDNGKINRLIDAGDGLIFPTGTRNTFVNYFAPADTLQAANTMGQELYAMQEARPFGRGIDVHTQSNPLPLNTNPALCVPISFAQ, from the coding sequence ATGCCAGCAATTATTAATCCATTTGAAGATGAAGCCTTTGGCCTTGTTGAATTAACAGATGCAATCAACCGTATTCCTAACTCATACGGCCTGATTAATTCAATGGGCTTATTTACAAATAAAGGTATCCGTACCACTTCAATTGCTATTGAAGAACGCAATGGCCGTTTGGTTCTACTGAAAACGGCGGCACGTGGCGCACCTGGTACACAGTACAAAAACAAAAAGCGCAAAATGCGTTCATTCTCGACTTTGCATATTCCATATGACACTTCAATTTTGCCTGATGAATATCAAAACCTTCGTTCATTTGGCAGTGAATCAACCCTTGAAGCAGCCAGCACACTAATGGCTGATAAATTATCTGATATGCGCCTTTCACATGCGCAAACCCTGGAATGGTTACGCTTCGCAGCGCTTACCGGGAGATTGGTTGATACAGATGGTGAAGAATTGGTTGATTTCGTTGATCAGTTTGATATGGCCAATCGCCGTAAAACTGGTGCTGATACAGAGTTCAAGAAAAAAGATGCAGCAAAATCAACACGTAACAAAATCGTTGCTATCAAACGTCACATTGAATTGAACCTAATGGGCGACACAATGACGGGTGCAACAGCGTTGGTTTCACCTGAATTCTTTGATGGCTTTATTGAACTTCCTGATGTTCAAAAAGCATATGAAGGCCATGCCGCAGCCATTCAACAATTTGGCGGCGATCTTCGCCAGGGCTTCAATTGGGGTGGTGTTACTTTCACTGAATACAATGCCCAAGTTAGTGATGATAATGGCAAAATCAACCGCTTGATTGACGCTGGTGATGGCTTGATTTTCCCAACTGGTACGCGCAACACGTTTGTTAACTATTTCGCGCCAGCGGATACGCTACAAGCAGCAAATACTATGGGCCAAGAACTTTATGCAATGCAAGAAGCCCGTCCATTTGGCCGAGGCATTGACGTTCACACGCAATCAAACCCATTGCCATTGAATACTAACCCGGCTCTTTGTGTTCCTATTTCTTTTGCTCAATAG
- a CDS encoding RusA family crossover junction endodeoxyribonuclease: MDYQQLVFDYPLTVNKIYRNFKGRIVLTPKAKEYKAKVVNQLKRAIKIGYHFPYNEQASLQVEYWLYAPDNRRRDLANLDKLLSDAITEGGLWPDDSQIDDHRFIRGYIAGDDARVEIYITEIPPGYEILSEIAPNPLPD; encoded by the coding sequence ATGGATTATCAACAGCTTGTTTTTGATTACCCGTTAACGGTTAATAAGATTTACCGCAATTTTAAAGGGCGCATAGTCCTCACACCTAAAGCCAAAGAATACAAAGCCAAGGTTGTTAACCAACTGAAGCGGGCTATCAAAATCGGCTACCATTTCCCATATAATGAACAAGCAAGCCTTCAAGTTGAATACTGGCTTTATGCGCCGGATAACCGCCGCCGTGATTTGGCCAACCTGGATAAGCTTCTTTCTGATGCCATCACTGAAGGTGGACTTTGGCCAGATGATTCACAGATTGATGATCACCGTTTTATTCGTGGCTACATTGCCGGGGATGATGCCAGGGTTGAAATCTATATAACTGAAATTCCCCCAGGTTATGAAATCCTTTCTGAAATAGCCCCAAATCCTTTGCCTGATTAG
- a CDS encoding phage tail protein encodes MSITIRPKTNPDVFINRLSGRLDGMVARSNVRALNKGIDAAATVATKLIAKETSLKQKAVRTRLKKIKASKAQQIARLDARKARPPNLIRAVSPSQQKPGYFNEITRQASTTKSGKHRPAKHRAKGVKAKTYGARRTHDSTFIAKATNQTILVFSRKSDNAYPIKPIYGPSIKREFTDKEISTAFSKRAEEMYSKEFDRLIQYEIKKAGFV; translated from the coding sequence ATGAGTATAACTATCAGGCCCAAAACAAACCCTGATGTGTTTATAAATAGATTAAGCGGGCGTTTGGATGGCATGGTTGCCCGGTCAAACGTCCGGGCCTTGAATAAAGGCATTGATGCCGCTGCAACAGTAGCAACAAAACTTATTGCTAAAGAAACAAGTCTGAAGCAAAAAGCAGTTAGAACCAGGCTGAAGAAAATTAAAGCCAGCAAGGCCCAACAAATAGCCAGGCTCGATGCCAGGAAAGCAAGACCGCCAAACCTAATCAGAGCAGTAAGCCCAAGCCAGCAAAAGCCAGGTTACTTCAATGAAATAACCCGCCAGGCTTCAACAACAAAATCAGGTAAGCATAGGCCAGCTAAACACCGGGCAAAAGGTGTTAAGGCCAAAACGTATGGGGCAAGAAGAACCCATGATTCAACATTTATTGCCAAAGCAACAAACCAAACAATATTAGTCTTTTCAAGAAAGTCTGATAACGCCTACCCAATAAAACCGATTTATGGCCCTTCCATAAAACGTGAATTCACTGATAAAGAAATTTCAACAGCCTTTTCAAAAAGGGCGGAAGAAATGTATTCAAAAGAATTTGATCGGTTAATTCAATACGAAATAAAAAAGGCGGGGTTTGTTTAG
- a CDS encoding phage terminase large subunit family protein, producing the protein MFIRKIKKARKSCLAGFAPPPDYKVSEWADAERRLSSEASAEPGRWRTSRAPYQREILDAICDPLVEGAVVMSSAQVGKTEFLLNIIGYYVDYDPAPILLLQPTVEMAQAFSKDRLAPMVRDTPAIKGKIKDARSRDSGNTVLHKSFPGGHITMAGANSPASLASRPIRILLADEVDRYPLSAGTEGDPFNLAKKRTTTFWNKKIVAVSTPTVKGASRIEALYEDSTRERYCLACPSCGELQSLKWRNIDFKTVTHCCEECGAIHSQIEWTKHEGTWIAENPGHRIRGFHLNELVSPWRKWSDIIQDFYAAKDNPELLKTFVNTSLGETWEQEGETLDHHEIMKRRECDFEILPEGVLCLVIGVDVQDDRLEYEIIGYGMGHESWGIERGVLYGDPGKRELWRDMDEVLDKRFKHSTGAVLSISAGCIDSGGHFTQMVYDYCQGKEHRRFFAVKGVGGPDRPIVSSPQQKQRGRTKRKVPLFTVGVDGTKSIVYGRLRIYEPGPGFCHFPQKYDEEYFAQLTAEKCITKFHMGFPKKVWEKTRPRNESLDIRVYALAALTLLNPNYEAIQANLVPVKNQEIKRRKRVVKSAFIG; encoded by the coding sequence ATGTTTATACGCAAGATCAAGAAGGCACGTAAAAGTTGCCTTGCTGGTTTTGCTCCCCCACCTGATTACAAAGTTTCCGAATGGGCCGATGCTGAAAGAAGATTATCTTCAGAAGCTTCAGCCGAGCCGGGAAGATGGCGAACAAGCAGAGCGCCATATCAACGTGAAATCTTAGATGCCATTTGTGATCCGCTTGTAGAAGGCGCGGTTGTAATGAGTTCAGCCCAAGTGGGAAAAACTGAATTCTTACTGAATATCATTGGTTATTACGTTGATTATGATCCGGCCCCGATCCTATTACTTCAGCCAACGGTTGAAATGGCGCAAGCCTTTTCAAAGGATCGCCTGGCTCCAATGGTGCGGGACACGCCAGCAATAAAAGGCAAAATCAAAGACGCTAGAAGCCGGGATTCCGGCAATACCGTTCTTCATAAATCCTTTCCTGGTGGCCACATCACCATGGCCGGGGCTAATAGTCCGGCATCACTAGCTTCACGGCCAATAAGAATCCTTTTGGCTGATGAAGTGGATCGTTACCCGCTTTCTGCTGGTACTGAAGGCGATCCATTTAACCTGGCAAAAAAGCGAACAACAACCTTTTGGAATAAGAAGATTGTTGCCGTATCAACGCCAACCGTAAAAGGCGCAAGCCGTATTGAAGCGCTGTATGAAGATTCAACCAGGGAACGGTATTGCCTGGCGTGTCCTTCATGTGGCGAGTTGCAAAGCCTTAAATGGCGGAACATAGACTTCAAAACGGTTACACATTGTTGTGAAGAATGTGGGGCAATACATTCACAAATTGAGTGGACCAAACATGAAGGAACCTGGATTGCTGAAAATCCTGGCCATAGAATCCGTGGATTCCACCTGAATGAATTGGTTTCCCCATGGCGGAAATGGTCCGACATCATACAAGATTTCTATGCGGCCAAAGATAACCCTGAACTATTAAAAACCTTTGTGAACACTTCCCTTGGTGAAACCTGGGAACAAGAAGGTGAAACGCTCGATCATCACGAAATAATGAAACGCAGGGAATGTGATTTTGAAATATTACCTGAAGGCGTTCTTTGCCTAGTTATTGGCGTTGATGTTCAAGATGATCGCCTTGAATACGAAATCATAGGTTATGGGATGGGGCATGAATCATGGGGGATTGAACGTGGTGTTTTGTATGGCGATCCCGGTAAACGTGAATTATGGCGTGATATGGATGAAGTCCTTGATAAAAGGTTCAAGCACTCAACAGGTGCGGTTTTATCCATATCGGCTGGCTGTATTGACTCCGGCGGCCATTTTACACAAATGGTTTATGACTATTGCCAGGGGAAAGAACATAGGCGCTTTTTTGCTGTTAAAGGTGTTGGCGGTCCTGATAGGCCAATTGTTTCTTCACCACAGCAAAAGCAACGGGGTAGAACAAAACGAAAAGTACCATTGTTCACCGTTGGCGTAGATGGGACCAAATCCATTGTTTATGGCCGTTTAAGGATTTATGAACCTGGCCCTGGTTTTTGTCACTTCCCGCAAAAGTACGATGAAGAATACTTTGCACAGCTTACCGCTGAAAAATGTATTACCAAGTTTCACATGGGCTTTCCAAAAAAGGTATGGGAAAAAACCAGACCACGAAATGAAAGCCTTGATATTCGAGTTTATGCCCTGGCGGCTTTAACTTTGTTGAATCCCAATTATGAAGCAATTCAAGCCAACCTTGTTCCTGTTAAGAACCAGGAAATCAAAAGGCGTAAACGTGTCGTTAAATCAGCTTTTATAGGCTAA
- a CDS encoding phage tail tape measure protein — translation MAATNNLVLQLQLDSQDFQEQLNNEKRTITKWASDISKKTGRMLKTVAVAPFKFIKEQLFSIKGLLLSTFSLAGIGGFFKKTSDSVKEMQKLAKFSQLTTDEFQKLSFAASTVGVEASRVADFMNDALLKINEYIKEGSGEGANIVKMLQQAGYSLEQIQKLKGEALFDAISDAAAKTGIDVKTLNRYLDELASDPGVELSSVFTYDREKFKKAMKDFKDLGIALDQDLLKASDDTRGAWLKLTAIIEKFSQIYYASLGPVLEFIAQHLTNLLTETAKSEGGFKALGLTLASQTVGALKDAITFVRELVGQFKYGIYQVQEVANKFGADFDFVDDPFKKQKENIDNIGISIDAIDPKLKKQKKLLSDLDRQEASQRGYYLEGQQAEYQAQRDSINNEIEALKKQKKDLAIQKGELLKALESGQGNLSSSDFTPEAGKVETFFKEAEVSLNDKATEAAKTYKDAVQETTDETEKAKDAVEGTKSAFDQVKQNIDDTFRQEGVASIQRFGGAIENTFMDMLNGGKLNFKALADFVIQELQRMMIKAMIVKPIMDSLTTAFGSFTGEAAGEKAAGGPISGGQSYLIGEQGPELFTPYTSGNITPNNKLGGGGGGVSVNIINNSGEKAEAETRDEGGDKIIDVIIGQAKAAISDDISRGTGVAKVFEGKYGLNRKSF, via the coding sequence ATGGCAGCAACCAATAATCTTGTTCTACAGCTTCAGCTTGATTCGCAAGATTTTCAAGAACAACTGAACAACGAAAAACGAACAATCACTAAATGGGCATCAGACATTTCAAAGAAAACAGGCCGGATGTTGAAAACCGTTGCTGTTGCCCCATTCAAATTCATTAAAGAACAACTGTTTTCAATTAAAGGGTTGTTACTTTCAACGTTTTCACTTGCTGGAATTGGTGGCTTCTTTAAGAAAACATCAGATTCAGTAAAGGAAATGCAAAAACTGGCCAAATTTTCACAATTAACAACAGATGAATTCCAAAAGCTATCCTTTGCCGCTTCAACCGTTGGCGTTGAAGCAAGCCGGGTGGCCGACTTCATGAATGATGCCTTATTAAAAATTAATGAGTACATCAAAGAGGGAAGCGGAGAAGGGGCCAACATAGTTAAAATGCTTCAACAAGCTGGTTATTCCCTGGAACAAATCCAAAAATTAAAAGGTGAAGCGCTTTTTGATGCCATCAGTGATGCCGCAGCAAAGACCGGGATTGATGTTAAAACATTAAATCGTTACCTGGATGAATTGGCGAGTGATCCAGGTGTTGAACTTTCAAGTGTTTTCACTTATGACCGTGAAAAATTCAAGAAAGCAATGAAAGATTTTAAAGATCTAGGCATTGCACTTGATCAAGATTTACTTAAAGCAAGTGATGATACCCGTGGGGCATGGTTAAAACTTACAGCAATAATTGAGAAATTTTCTCAAATATATTATGCGTCCCTTGGTCCTGTTCTTGAATTTATTGCCCAACATCTAACAAATTTATTAACTGAAACAGCTAAATCAGAAGGCGGATTTAAAGCCCTTGGTTTAACCCTGGCAAGCCAAACGGTTGGCGCGTTAAAAGATGCAATTACATTTGTTCGTGAACTTGTTGGCCAATTTAAATATGGTATTTACCAGGTTCAAGAAGTGGCCAATAAATTTGGTGCTGATTTCGATTTTGTTGATGATCCTTTTAAGAAGCAAAAAGAAAACATTGATAATATTGGCATTTCAATTGATGCCATAGATCCGAAATTAAAAAAACAGAAAAAACTTCTTTCTGATTTGGATCGCCAGGAAGCTTCACAACGTGGTTACTACCTGGAAGGCCAGCAAGCAGAATACCAGGCGCAACGCGATTCAATTAATAATGAAATTGAAGCTTTAAAAAAACAGAAAAAAGATTTAGCCATTCAAAAAGGTGAATTACTGAAAGCCCTGGAATCAGGCCAGGGAAATCTTTCTTCTTCAGATTTCACACCTGAAGCCGGAAAGGTAGAAACCTTTTTTAAAGAAGCTGAAGTTTCATTAAATGATAAGGCCACTGAAGCAGCGAAAACATATAAAGATGCTGTTCAAGAGACTACCGATGAAACCGAAAAAGCTAAAGACGCTGTTGAAGGCACAAAATCCGCTTTTGACCAGGTGAAGCAAAATATTGATGATACGTTCAGGCAAGAAGGAGTTGCTTCAATCCAAAGATTTGGTGGCGCGATTGAAAACACCTTCATGGATATGCTTAATGGCGGAAAGTTAAACTTTAAAGCTTTAGCTGATTTCGTTATTCAAGAACTTCAAAGAATGATGATAAAAGCCATGATTGTGAAGCCAATTATGGACAGTTTAACCACTGCCTTTGGAAGCTTTACAGGAGAAGCCGCCGGGGAGAAAGCCGCTGGCGGTCCTATTAGTGGCGGCCAATCCTATTTAATTGGTGAACAAGGTCCCGAACTATTCACGCCATACACTTCAGGAAATATCACACCAAATAACAAGCTTGGCGGCGGTGGCGGCGGTGTTAGCGTTAACATCATTAATAACAGTGGTGAAAAAGCTGAAGCTGAAACCCGTGATGAAGGTGGTGATAAAATTATTGATGTGATTATTGGCCAGGCAAAAGCAGCTATTTCAGATGATATTAGCCGTGGAACAGGCGTGGCCAAAGTATTTGAAGGAAAGTATGGCCTTAATCGGAAATCATTCTAA
- a CDS encoding phage tail assembly protein T — protein MKLGFFNIDEMLASGSSSHLLAWMEFFNEEPWGAEIEDYHFGLVSSVLANCHRGKDTQPFKPSDFMLKSSADSEPQTVDEQLSILNAMVDQTNGSNQ, from the coding sequence TTGAAGCTAGGTTTCTTCAATATTGATGAAATGCTTGCTTCAGGTTCTTCTTCACACTTGTTGGCCTGGATGGAATTCTTTAATGAAGAACCATGGGGCGCAGAAATTGAAGATTATCATTTTGGATTGGTTTCTTCAGTCCTGGCAAATTGCCACAGAGGAAAAGACACACAACCCTTCAAACCTTCAGATTTTATGCTCAAGTCAAGTGCAGACAGTGAACCGCAAACCGTTGATGAACAGCTTTCAATTTTGAATGCAATGGTGGACCAAACAAATGGCAGCAACCAATAA
- the gpW gene encoding gpW family head-tail joining protein: protein MYSKTDLAAVQKARLDLITGKKAVEVSIAGRRVRFADVNMNDLKSLEKEIKHSLGTGKKKFSYLITTKGL from the coding sequence ATGTATTCAAAAACCGACTTGGCCGCTGTTCAAAAAGCGCGGCTTGATTTGATCACTGGCAAAAAGGCCGTTGAAGTTTCTATTGCCGGGCGGCGTGTTCGCTTTGCTGATGTAAACATGAATGATCTTAAATCGCTGGAAAAAGAAATTAAACATTCTTTAGGAACAGGTAAGAAAAAGTTTTCTTATCTTATTACTACTAAGGGGCTTTGA
- a CDS encoding head-tail joining protein codes for MFSDLINDVNNAVIAELSDTTAENTRTKKEFQVIFDSEYSSLDFSDSSIDSSSPSIVVHSDVDIKQGDPITVNKINYFAESLHPDGHGLKLVRLYIDGNSPAIPDEPKENFTIESW; via the coding sequence ATGTTCAGTGATCTAATCAATGATGTGAATAACGCTGTTATTGCTGAATTGTCAGACACAACAGCCGAAAACACACGCACAAAAAAAGAATTCCAAGTGATATTTGATAGTGAATATTCATCATTGGATTTCTCAGATTCAAGTATTGATTCATCTTCCCCTTCAATTGTTGTTCATTCAGATGTTGATATTAAACAGGGTGATCCAATCACCGTTAATAAGATTAATTATTTTGCTGAATCACTTCATCCTGATGGGCATGGATTAAAGCTTGTAAGGCTTTATATAGATGGAAATTCGCCAGCTATCCCGGATGAACCTAAAGAGAATTTTACAATCGAGTCTTGGTAG
- a CDS encoding phage tail tube protein, whose amino-acid sequence MALGLGTKFMRSDDGTDYTAIGALTQISGISQTRGVIDVTNYDSKGYREKLPGLRDGGQVTLSCVYDAAATEQAKLQVDFEGDASIYYSIRLPDAAHTEFKFKGFITSLGLETPIDGQITRSITLDISGPVTKGVFVPVS is encoded by the coding sequence ATGGCATTAGGTTTAGGCACTAAGTTTATGCGTTCAGATGATGGCACGGATTACACGGCTATTGGCGCATTAACTCAAATTTCAGGCATCAGCCAAACACGTGGTGTTATTGATGTTACTAACTACGATTCAAAAGGCTACCGTGAAAAATTGCCTGGTTTGCGTGATGGCGGCCAGGTAACGCTTTCATGTGTTTATGATGCAGCAGCAACAGAGCAAGCAAAGCTTCAAGTTGATTTTGAAGGGGATGCTTCAATCTATTATTCAATTCGTTTGCCAGATGCAGCACACACGGAATTTAAATTTAAAGGTTTCATTACTTCACTTGGTCTTGAAACACCTATTGATGGACAAATCACACGATCTATTACCCTGGATATTTCAGGTCCCGTAACTAAAGGCGTATTTGTTCCAGTTTCATAA